A genome region from Brienomyrus brachyistius isolate T26 chromosome 23, BBRACH_0.4, whole genome shotgun sequence includes the following:
- the LOC125718638 gene encoding Golgi phosphoprotein 3-like has protein sequence MTTLTHRSRRSEPAVERLEEEEAGWGGYPPDDDERDSKDLRLTLMEEILLLGLKDKEGYTSFWNDCISSGLRGCILIELGLRGRIQLEPATLRKRRLLDRKVLFKSEAPTGDVLLDEALKHIKATEPPESVQSWIELLTGETWNPLKLHYQIRNVRERLAKNLVEKGILTTEKQNFLLFDMTTHPVTNTTEKQRLVKRVQDSLLERWVNDPHRMEQRMLALIMLAHASDVLENVLTPLTDEQYDTASTRSRTLLDCNPDVEGTKAQACEMIWAVMAAFSKA, from the exons ATGACCACACTTACCCATCGGAGTCGCCGCTCTGAGCCAGCGGTAGAGAgactggaggaggaggaggctggCTGGGGAGGTTACCCCCCAGATGACGATGAGCGTGACTCCAAGGATCTTCGCCTGACCCTCATGGAGGAAATCCTTTTACTAGGCCTGAAGGATAAGGAG GGTTACACGTCTTTCTGGAACGACTGCATCTCGTCAGGTCTGCGGGGCTGCATCCTCATCGAGCTGGGGCTGCGGGGGCGGATCCAGCTGGAGCCCGCCACCTTGCGGAAGCGCAGACTGCTGGATCGCAAG gtTCTGTTTAAGTCAGAGGCCCCTACAGGAGACGTGCTTCTCGACGAAGCCCTTAAGCACATCAAGGCAACGGAGCCGCCGGAATCTGTGCAGAGCTGGATCGAGCTCCTCACCG GGGAGACCTGGAACCCCCTTAAGCTGCACTACCAGATCCGCAACGTCCGCGAGCGCCTGGCCAAGAATCTGGTGGAGAAAGGCATCCTGACCACGGAGAAGCAGAACTTCCTGCTGTTCGACATGACCACACACCCGGTCACCAACaccacggagaagcagcgactggTGAAGCGCGTGCAGGACAGTCTGCTGGAACGCTGGGTGAACGACCCGCATCGCATGGAGCAGCGAATGCTGGCGCTCATCATGTTGGCTCACGCCTCCGACGTGCTGGAGAACGTGCTGACGCCGCTCACCGACGAGCAGTACGACACGGCGTCTACGCGCTCCCGCACCCTGCTGGACTGCAACCCCGATGTGGAGGGCACCAAGGCTCAGGCCTGCGAGATGATTTGGGCCGTCATGGCCGCCTTCAGCAAAGCTTAA